The following coding sequences lie in one Drosophila sulfurigaster albostrigata strain 15112-1811.04 chromosome 2R, ASM2355843v2, whole genome shotgun sequence genomic window:
- the LOC133837790 gene encoding TBC1 domain family member 4 isoform X4, which yields MAELMHQMRDPAHTLGGSVGSIPQNLIASGGIVGGHGHNGSLNGLHATPATNLKMSEALRNAQHDASPNPVSSKMKASKSYTHGLSSSSGTVNIPTSTSAQSNLSLLADISPNHTHFFEVMYVGKIRVSQKRVPNTFIDDALPKFKAYDAQRLRLLQNRKMSLSSEGGVGIEAKSAANTLKSHELKEEDEEEHEQEQHPNAQPKPELQLTGAEADALPQPLEENKENKSPIKRMLLRGQSQVDMGHKEISEEQQQQHQLEAPNVIVNKQPTPPREEGEAAAAEAAAAAATASGSGTAAGQLHPHYGLENIPKLRDRSASQGTIPPYAEQNRTMVFLVGRSDLRLISPDRKQVLLYKDFKDVASCVHGQKSLDHFGIICRELNNDGYIGYVFKCQSEHVCDDIVAAIAQAFDTCAEQKKKQETQIFSCEHCPMLWYHKLCTDVEGLSEKKTQGTIWRRISTLNEDEQEMVWAKYSGSEKTNSPMAEQNQFLMMLLRAHCESRQQRHVHDTAENRSEFLNQYLGGSTIFMKAKRSLTNSFDTLLKRKPSKDDIAVPPHNLRDIREGSAEPIGSETPPEGFRSRSNTVGASPSNKPTADQLKSPMMDIFIKVGNSPKEAETHQGSWRQAILNSVVTPSKGLEGEAPTEFLSPMRKPAKRGKRDAAELRELWRTAIRQTIMLNRMETENAMLQARQNENELKRIKLDYEEIVPCDKQLIERWEQIIERNSMQIGNKKDPKVLRHAIRTGVPRSKRGDVWTFLAEQHSMNTAPVDTKKFPNYNTPYHTLLKHLTEHQHAIFIDLGRTFPNHTFYKDPLGLGQLSLFNLLKAYSILDPELGYCQGLGFICGVLLLHCDEASAFQLLKHLMFCRNMRTKYLPDMKKFQLQLYQLSRLVKDHLPDLYVWLDQNDVSPTLYAAPWILTVFSSQFPLGFVARVFDLVFLESSDVIFKFAIALLSVHKQQLLARDNFEEIMDYLKTVVPKMENTCMEQIMKLVFTLDIGKQLAEYNVEYNVLQEEITTTNHHLEMLNREKSQNQHLEQQLQFAQSSIAQLETTRSSQQTQISSLQSQVQSLELTIQTLGRYVGQLVDHNPDLELPSEVRRMLQQLDDLERQRRKPIFAERKIGKSISVNSHLGFPLKVLEELSERDEHGSPQKQKKEKTPFFEQLRQQQHQLQMQRNHNHNHAANGHLTSVEQPPQQQNPTPPTRPNRLLDNASARSVMQTKLDELKLPEHVDKYVANIKSPLEVDSGVGTPLSPPSTASSHNSSSSHNSNSSNSISTGSIFSRMGYKTTPASLSPLAPRQSYIDSIAITTAPETAPMEQMVTATAAISLEEAAEPEPGMHPLSMVGGDVNVRFKGTTQLKSIRPVHHMRAITLSGVPAVGSSVAEAATPAATTGRS from the exons ATGGCCGAGCTGATGCATCAGATGAGAGATCCGGCGCATACGCTCGGCGGCTCTGTGGGCAGCATACCACAGAATCTGATTGCCAGTGGAGGTATTGTCGGTGGTCATGGACACAACGGTTCGCTGAACGGATTGCATGCCACGCCTGCGACGAATCTGAAGATGAGCGAAGCGCTGCGCAATGCCCAGCACGATGCTAGTCCCAATCCGGTGAGCAGCAAGATGAAGGCATCCAAATCGTATACGCACGGTCTGAGCAGCTCCTCGGGCACCGTCAACATTCCCACATCGACGTCGGCGCAGAGCAATCTGTCGCTGCTCGCCGACATCTCGCCGAATCACACACACTTCTTTGAGGTGATGTACGTGGGCAAGATACGTGTCTCGCAGAAGCGTGTGCCCAACACGTTCATCGACGATGCCCTGCCCAAGTTTAAGGCGTACGATGCGCAGCGGCTGCGACTGCTGCAAAATCGCAAGATGTCACTGAGCAGCGAGGGCGGTGTGGGTATTGAGGCCAAGAGTGCGGCCAACACACTGAAGAGCCACGAGCTCaaggaggaggatgaggaggagcaTGAGCAGGAGCAGCATCCAAATGCGCAGCCGAAGCCAGAGCTGCAGTTGACGGGCGCCGAGGCGGATGCTTTGCCACAGCCGCTGGAGGAGAACAAGGAGAACAAGTCACCAATAAAGCGCATGTTGTTGCGCGGCCAGAGTCAAGTGGATATGGGCCATAAGGAGAT CtcggaggagcagcagcagcagcaccaactgGAGGCGCCCAATGTCATTGTGAACAAGCAGCCCACGCCGCCCAGAGAGGAGGGCGaagcggcagcggcagaggctgcggcggcggctgccACAGCGAGTGGCAGCGGAACAGCAGCTGGTCAGCTGCATCCACACTACGGGCTGGAGAA CATCCCCAAGCTGCGGGATCGCTCCGCTTCGCAGGGCACAATTCCTCCTTATGCGGAGCAGAATCGCACCATGGTCTTCTTGGTGGGCCGCAGTGATCTTCGCTTAATCTCGCCGGATCGCAAGCAGGTGCTGCTCTACAAGGACTTCAAGGATGTGGCCAGCTGTGTGCATGGCCAGAAGTCACTCGATCACTTTGGCATCATATGTCGCGAGCTCAACAATGACGGTTACATTGGCTACGTGTTTAAGTGCCAGTCGGAGCATGTGTGCGATGACATTGTGGCTGCCATTGCCCAGGCTTTTGATACGTGCGCCgagcaaaagaagaaacagGAGACACAGATCTTTAGCTGCGAACATTGCCCGATGTTGTGGTATCACAAACTGTGCACCGATGTCGAGGGACTGTCTGAGAAGAAGACGCAGGGAACGATCTGGCGTCGCATCTCCACGCTCAACGAGGACGAACAGGAGATGGTCTGGGCCAAGTACAGTGGCTCCGAGAAGACCAACTCACCGATGGCCGAGCAGAATCAGTTCCTCATGATGCTGTTGCGTGCCCATTGCGAGTCGCGACAGCAGCGCCACGTTCACGACACCGCCGAGAATCGCTCCGAGTTTCTCAATCAGTATTTGGGCGGCAGCACCATATTCATGAAGGCGAAGCGCTCGTTGACCAACTCCTTCGACACGCTGCTGAAGCGCAAGCCCTCCAAAGATGACATTGCTGTGCCACCGCACAATCTGCGTGACATACGCGAAGGATCTGCCGAACCCATCGGCAGCGAAACCCCGCCCGAAGGATTCCGTTCACGCTCGAATACTGTGGGCGCCAGTCCCAGCAACAAACCCACGGCAGATCAGCTCAAGAGCCCCATGATGGATAT CTTTATCAAGGTGGGCAACAGCCCCAAGGAGGCGGAGACGCATCAGGGCTCCTGGCGCCAGGCTATACTCAACAGTGTGGTGACACCCTCGAAGGGTTTGGAGGGCGAAGCGCCCACCGAGTTTCTATCGCCCATGCGCAAGC CTGCCAAGCGAGGCAAACGTGATGCTGCTGAGCTGCGCGAACTTTGGCGTACCGCCATCAGACAAACGATCATGTTGAATCGCATGGAGACAGAGAATGCCATGTTGCAGGCTCGTCAGAATGAGAACGAACTGAAGCGCATTAAGCTGGACTATGAGGAGATTGTGCCATGCGACAAGCAGCTCATCGAACGCTGGGAACAGATCATTGAGCGCAACTCCATGCAGATTGGCAACAAGAAGGATCCCAAAGTGTTGCGTCATGCCATACGCACTGGAGTGCCGCGCTCCAAGCGTGGCGATGTCTGGACTTTCCTGGCCGAACAGCATTCGATGAACACAGCGCCAGTGGACACGAAAAAGTTCCCCAACTATAATACACCGTATCACACGCTGTTGAAGCATCTGACGGAGCATCAGCATGCGATCTTTATTGACTTGGGACGCACGTTCCCCAATCATACGTTCTACAAAGATCCATTGGGTCTGGGACAGTTGTCACTGTTTAATCTGCTGAAGGCCTACTCCATACTCGATCCCGAGCTGGGCTATTGCCAGGGCCTGGGCTTCATTTGTggcgtgttgctgttgcat TGCGATGAGGCGAGCGCCTTTCAGCTCCTCAAGCATCTGATGTTCTGCCGCAACATGCGCACCAAGTACCTGCCGGACATGAAGAAGTTCCAGCTGCAGCTCTATCAACTGTCGCGTCTCGTCAAGGATCATCTGCCCGATCTGTATGTATGGCTCGATCAGAATGATGTCTCGCCTACGCTGTATGCTGCTCCCTGGATACTCACCGTGTTTAGCTCACAGTTTCCTTTGGGTTTTGTGGCGCGTGTCTTTGATTTGGTGTTCCTGGAATCCTCGGATGTGATCTTTAAGTTTGCCATTGCACTGTTGTCAGTGCAcaagcaacagctgctggcaCGCGACAACTTTGAGGAGATTATGGATTACTTGAAGACGGTGGTGCCCAAGATGGAGAACACGTGCATGGAGCAGATCATGAAGCTGGTCTTTACGCTGGACATTGGCAAGCAGTTGGCTGAGTACAATGTGGAGTATAATGTGTTGCAAGAGGAGATAACTACGACGAATCATCACCTGGAAATGCTGAATCGCGAGAAGTCACAGAACCAGCATctcgagcagcagctgcag TTTGCTCAGTCGTCAATTGCACAGCTGGAGACAACGCGTTCGTCGCAACAAACGCAAATCTCGTCGCTGCAGTCGCAGGTGCAATCGCTGGAGCTCACCATACAGACGCTGGGACGCTACGTTGGCCAGCTGGTCGATCACAATCCGGATCTGGAACTGCCCAGTGAGGTGCGGCGCATGCTACAGCAGTTGGATGACTTGGAGCGGCAGCGGCGCAAACCGATCTTTGCGGAGCGTAAAATTGGCAAATCGATTTCGGTCAACAGTCACTTGGGGTTTCCACTCAAGGTGCTCGAAGAGCTGAGCGAAAGAGACGAACATGGTTCGCCACAAAAgcagaagaaggagaagacacctttttttgagcaattgcgccagcagcagcatcaactgcaaatgcaacgcaaccacaaccacaaccatGCGGCCAATGGCCATTTGACAAGCGTGGAGCAGCCACCGCAACAACAGAATCCAACACCACCGACACGTCCCAATCGATTGCTGGACAATGCCAGCGCACGGAGCGTCATGCAAACGAAACTGGATGAACTCAAGCTCCCAGAGCATGTGGACAAATATGTGGCGAACATCAAGAGTCCGCTCGAAGTCGATTCGGGCGTTGGCACACCGCTCAGTCCGCCCAGCACCgccagcagccacaacagcagcagcagccacaacagcaacagtagcaacagcatcagcactGGCAGTATTTTCAGTCGCATGGGCTACAAGACAACGCCCGCCTCCCTCTCGCCACTGGCACCACGACAGAGCTACATTGATTCAATCGCCATTACCACAGCCCCAGAAACAGCACCGATGGAACAAATGGTCACGGCGACGGCAGCGATATCGCTGGAAGAGGCTGCCGAGCCAGAGCCGGGCATGCATCCGTTGAGCATGGTCGGTGGCGATGTCAATGTCCGCTTCAAGGGCACCACACAGCTCAAGTCCATAAGACCCGTGCATCATATGCGAGCCATCACCTTGTCCGGGGTGCCAGCGGTGGGCAGCAGTGTAGCGGAGGCGGCGACACCGGCTGCGACGACGGGTCGCAGCTAA